The genomic DNA tctgaggaagttttaagcaattaccatatattttttttgagatACGGAGGGacatataccccccccccccctcttttttttcaaaaaaaggaaatatcactaaaataaaattttgaatcaaaaccaaaaagtatacagatcttaatattaatgtaacaaagaagtgtgAAAAGTTTTATGCcataatcataaattgatttTGAGATACGGCGTGACATGTAAAAATACCCTCCCTTTTTTCTACAAAATACttaataactgaaaaattaaatttcaaatcatcaccaaaaagtatacagatcttaagattaatataacaaagaagtgtgtaaagttttaagcaataatcataaatcgtttttgagataaggcgcgacatgtaaaaaccCCTCctccttttttacaaaatactcaataactcaaatatGATATTCttaatcatcaccaaaaagtatacagatcttaagattaatataactaagaagtgtttaacgttttaagccataatcaagaattgtATTttagatacggtgcgacatgtgaaaaaaacaaaaagtatacagGTCTTAATATTaatgtaacaaagaagtgtgtaaagttttaagccataatcataaattgattttgagatacggcgtgacatgtaaaaaataccctccctcttttatacaaaatactaaataactgaaaaattaaattttaaatcatcaccaaaaagtatacagatcttaagattaatataacaaagaagtgtgtaaagttttaagcaataatcataaatcgtttttgagataagGGGCGACATGTTAAAAACCCTCctcctttttttacaaaatactcaataactcaaatatgaaattctgaatcatcatcaaaaagtatacagatcttaagattaatataactaagaagtgtttaaagttttaagccataatcaagaattgtttttgagatacggtgcgacatgtgaaaaaaaccacACCCCTGTTTAAGTTACAATGTGCCGTAACTCACAAatgtttaatcttattttcaccaaaaagtatactgatcatttgaccatcataagaaacaactatattaggtttcatgaaatttggataagtcgttctcaagttacggtgcgacatgtttacgccggacagacagacggacagacggacggacagacagacagacagacggacggatggacaccggacatttgtataccataatacgtcccgtctttGACGGACGTatgaaaacgaaaaacaaaaatataaaatttacattagcacaataacataatgacgggatgtatGATTAATAAGCCAagtcaaataaatacaaaaattgacagtaaaagaaataatttacaaagacaaaCACAAGATTACCACAACACGTATTTTTAGATGATAAAGAACATCAATATCATCGTGttatatttgtgaagttgatatttttataacaaaggaCTTGGTATCTTTTGATAATCCGTTTTCAAAAAAGGACCAGATGTCCTTGACATAACCCTAGTTCATCAACTTTTTGCTGACACTAGTGACATTTTTACAATTCTAAGTAGCAGCTACAAGCTCTAGTTATTGTTCTGTTCATTATTAAAGCAATGTGCTGTATGGAATACCAAGGGAATAACATTATTACTCTTGATTTTCTGACCATTATAAACTAATAACATTTTCCTCACACAACACTATAAATCATTAAGATtcctttttattgtattttaacaaGTGACATACCGAGGCCTCATCGTAGCTGCATCCATCAGTTTGTGAGCGAGATTCTACTTGTTTCTGATAAACTGAAATGATAATGGAAGTCTTAATGCAATCTATATCTGTAGAAACCCTGATTTGACTGACTCTCGTGGTTCCAGAAAGCAGTGAACACGAAGGGCACCACATCGACTGTAGTGTTTAAGACAAATCAACAATTAATAGGAATAGAAGGGGCTATAAATTGAATCGACTATCTGCAATCTTTAGTGAGTTAAAATGAAAAtcgcaaaaaaagaaaaagcatgCACTAATATCTCAAATTACGAGACGCGCTTGCATTCGACACATTCTGATCGTCAATGATAATTTATACCAACTATTAATTAAATGAAAGCGGATATTTGACATGATACGTAATTTTAAATGTCAGATATATTTtctccttttcatttttagccatggctttgtcaatTATTTCGGATTGAAAtctgtctttcgtccctctgtCAGAACAGGGGTATTTTGGTAATTTAACATGGTAATAATAAATGAACAGGGACATTTTAAATGGAACGTAATGCacagttataaataaactgGTCAAATGTTATGAAGAAGTATGTTTCAAGTATGTTACCGGATTTGtcatcacataagcaacacgacggttgccacatgtggagcaggatctgcttacccttccggagcacctgagatcactcctagtttttggtggggttcgtgttgtttattctttagttttctatgttgtgtcatgtgtactattgtttttctgtttgtctttttcatttttagccatgacattgtcagttggttttagatttatgagtttgactgtccctttggtatctttcgtccccctttCAAATCACGCTGTGTCAAGACTAGTCATATATCAGGATACGAATCATTCCAAAATGATAAGATATGATTAGACTGGTTAAATTCTATAAGCCGATACATTTTCAATGATTTGCTTAACACTGGTTCAATTTCATAATCAGGCACGTTTCAAATGATACGCGAAGTCACAGACTCATTCATATTTCGTCAATATCGATATATTAAATGATACGCTGTCTCAATAGAAACATTTTTAAGTATGCACAAGGTCATGGCTGATCATATTTAATGAACAGGGACATTCATAATCATAAGCTATgtcagagttttttttttatattccattAACTGGTACTTCTTGAGGGTATTAAGCTAGGTCACGACTGGTCATGTTTAGGATTGTAATATCATATAAGAAACAATACGGGTGATACGTGTTGATCAGGATCTGCCCACCTTCCAACGTACATGATATCACCTCCAGTTGatcaggatctgcctacccttccaaCGTACATGATATCACCTCCAGTTGatcaggatctgcctacccttccaaCGTACATGAGATCACCTCCAGTTTTTGATTGGGTACATAttactcagtctttagttttctatgctgttttctgtatctatagtttcaatttgtttgtctgtttgtctttttcatttttaggcatggcgttgtcagtttattttcgaccgATGCGTTCCGCTTGTATCTTTCACCTCTTTTCTAAATgagatatttaaaataaaacgcCATACGAACCTCAGTTTTAATTCATGAACAaagcaaataaatataacacgCTATGTTACAGACTGATGAAAAATAATTCACAGATAACATTAAACTCACTTGGTGTATCTACAAACCCGGGACAAATGGCATTACACGTTACACCAGTTCCTGCAGTTTCCAAAGCAACGAcctaaaatatgaacaaatttaacaattgaaattgatgatacgattacaaaaaaaaaattaaacagttGAAAATCTTCCAATAAAATTTTCTTAGTTTACTTTTGATGGAATTTATGTCGAAAGTCTAGAGTATGAAAGTTTTACAATAAGCTCATATACATGATATCAGATGGAACATATCAAACAAACATGTTCAAAtgacaatcattccatacatcaaatatagttgtcTGATCGCTTTTAGTACCAGAGAAACAAATCAAACCACAAATTCTTAACATTGTCTTATAGACTATGGAAATGGCGTAAAGGTTCTACGAACACTGTCAGACAAACTTTTGTCCttcaaaatcattaaatagaCCAAATACATTTGTCCACTTGTTTATAGTGTTAAAATATCGGtatcaacaatattttatatatgctcttcaactttgtactttatttggcctttaaatttttttttatccgatgaccgtcaccgatgagtctattgtagacgaaacgcgcgtctggcgtaaatataaaattttagtcctggtatatatgatgagttaaattatataacatgtattttacatatgTATTATTGTGAAGGAAGGTATCAACAATGTTTCATATCAAATGTATTCACATATGTTGTGCAGTTGTGCATAAAGTGTTATATAAAGTGTATCTAATATAATGCGAAGGTATGCACATTGAATCGACATTATCGTGAACGTTTAGGCAATGTCAAACATAGGtgtacaacagtcaacattgtgttataatcttagtCACTATAAAAGCAAACAAATGTGCAAGCAAAGAGGTTTTTATAGAGTTTTCCCTATTGTTAcccttgtacatgtattgtactttaattcatttttaggTTTATCTAAGAaaagaattatatattattaactgAATTTACACGTTCACTTCCatctgtaatgaaaaaaaaattgttgtcggGTAGTCAGattatttgtatattagttTGAATTTATCAGTCAATTGTGTCTGGGCTTAAACAATTTGGTTGCCGGGTCCAAATAATTGTAACGTTACTCTTTTATTTCCACTTTGATCGCTCAACAAAAGTCAATACAACTAGatataaaacaaggttcaactcataaaagcgggaggatcagcatgccacaaaaccatgTTCAccccacattttttttcttaaaatgtctgaaccaagtcagaaaaattgtcatttttaaattatagttcgtttctgtttacattttaatgttatgtttctgttgtgtcgtaggtCTCTTATACTTGATGCATTTCCCTCAGTGTTTGTTGTAaccatgatttgtttttgtctcatcgaattatgaatttcgaacagcggtttacAATGGTttgctactgttgcctttatttatattaagataTAGCACTGTTTACCTTTGTTAGTCCGTGCAAACCATGTTTTGCTGATACATAGGCAGCCTTATATGGACTGGCAACTAATCCATGCACAGAAGAAATGTTAATTATTCTACCCCACTCTgaaagatttttgaaattcatattgCGGTCATGATATTGTTTGGTTTAGACATAAACTATCACGCGCAAGTTAATCataaatcagttatttttaagAGGAAAacattttggtatcaaatggtttactgttattttatcatatacctattttgtaaatagttaaaaatcaaactaattTACGTCCCCAGATTTATACAATGGAAGCAAATTGGGCACTGGGTCTTCATTTAGATTTTCTATGGATTTCTATGAACCATAGGTCGTACAATACTGACCAAAAATATTCCAGCATTAAGCACCACGGATAAAAATGCGCATGGAATGGATCGTTTTCACACAAAAACTAGGGATGGAAATGCTTAATAAACAGAATTGTGCAAGTAGCGATAAGCATGGACAGAAATGTAaatagtttcttttatatattttgcagTGAAGTATGACGTTTATTAAAACTGACCTATTACAGATTAAGTTAACGGGCCAACTGAAGTACGCCTTCGGGTGCGCTATTTTCTCGCTGTATCGAAGACCCATTGGTAGCCTTCGGGTGTTTTGTGCTCTTTGGTGGTGTTGTTGTCCCAGACCCATTCgtcatttacattttcattctATTTGTATTCATATGAACGGAAATGTACACAGAACAGTGATAAAAAAGTACTTACtaatatcacagtagcatgggttcgaatcccggcgagggaagaacaaataATTTGCGAAAGcagatttacagatctaacattgttgggttgctgtttagacgagttgtatatacattatgtacacagccatgtatcaccatcattgatggcgatccgatggataaatctgttgtagagttgtcactgactcagacgtacttataaatataattattttctgtgaatgtatcttacattaatttgtaggatcctttactatagataatttagctgatctgtaacaataatatCTCCAtgctttatatatcatgtactgtagtacgccgctagattaaaactgacaaggaaaggtaacacacggccactgaaagctttacttttgtagagcccaggtggtcgtgtggtctagcgggacggctgcagtgcaggcgatttggtgtcacgatatcacagtagcatgtgTTCGAATCCCGTCGAGGGAAGAAcgaaaaaattgcgaaagcaaatttacagatctaacattgttggggttgatgtttagacgagttgtatatatgaACGAAAATTGGTTTTCCAGTTtggatggttttacactagtaatttttggggccctttatagcttgttgttcggtgtgagccaaggctccgtgttgaaggccgtactttaacctataatggtttacttttttaaattgttatttggatggagagttgtctcattggcactcacaccacatcttcctatatctataaagcaCAGTTACTCATATGAACGGAATATAACATAGAGTTATCCATAATAAAGAAGTATTTAGTATGGTTGGAAATATACATAGAGTCTTAATGTTGAGATGAAACGCGTCCATAAGAAGAAGATAACAATTACTTTTGATCAGTTTTGTCGGTCATTAGTTAGCCATTTAAACTGGGCTAAACTTATTTTTGACACTTCAAATCTGTAGAGGTGAAATTTGTCATCGGATTTTGAAATTGTATGCTAACATTTATCAAGCAATATAATGAAAACATAAACGCATATTAAGTATTTATCATCCCAAGCTACATGATGAGCTAATGAATATTGATCACCGAAATGCCGGACgcaataattacaaaatgagtGGATATTAACAAGCGTAAAGACTTTGAACATAGTTTGCTTACCTTTGTGTTTCATTTCTGGTAAAAATGTCTGAACAAGTAGAAAAGGAGACGTCAGCATTATACCAATCATTTGTTCCCACTTGACCGTCGGGAATGTTTCCACTGGACTCACATGCTGGATACCTAAAAGACTCAATATAGATTATATAAGTGTGTTTGTGTATGGAAAAGTTTCCAGTGGACTCACATGCTGGATACCTATTAGACTCAATATAGATTATATAAGTATGTTTGTGTATGGAAAAGTTTCCACTGGACTCACATGCTGGATACCTATTAGACTCAATATAGATTATACCAATCATTTGTTCCCACTTGGCCGTCGGGAATGTTTCCACTGGACTCACATGCTGGATACCTAAAAGACTCAATATAGATTATACCAATCATTTGTTCCCACTTGGCCGTCGGGAATGTTTCGAGTGGACTCACATGCTGGATACCTATAAGACTCAATATAGATTATACCAATCATTTGTTCCCACTTGGCCGTCGGGAATGTTTCGAGTGGACTCACATGCTGGATACCTATAAGACTCAATATAGATTATACCAATCATTTGTTCCCACTTGGCCGTCGGGAATGTTTCCACTGGACTCACATGCTGGATACCTATAAGACTCAATATAGATTATACCAATCATTTGTTCCCACTTGGCCGTCGGGAATGTTTCCACTGGACTCACATGCTGGATACCTATACGACTCAATATAGATTATACCAATCATTTGTTCCCACTTGGCCATCGGGAATGCTTCCACTGGACTCACATGCTGGATACCTTGTTCCCACTTGGCCATCGGGAATGTTTCCACTGAACTCACATGCTGGATACCTATACGACTCAATATAGATTAGATAAGTATGTGTGTGTATGGAAAGTTTCCAGTGGACTCAACATTTAATATCAGAAGTAATCAATACATAGCATATTGTGAATGTCAGTTCATGTGTGCTTGTGGAAAGATTTAAGCGccaatgatgatgatgatgtcATCATCGTCGATTTTTTTAGTAGTATAATAACTTTTCCTGATTACTCTTAGCTTACAAAAAGGAGGCACACtacaaaaatagtaaaaatatcaAGGGAACAATATTTTAAGTACAAAACCATGACCAAATAGAGaaacgacaaacagacaacCAAATAGTTTACAGGAAACTCACTATTGCACAGCAGGGACCCTTCAAAAACGGACACAGAAATTGAACTGATAAGTTTATCGGAAGTTATGCAGTTCTTGCGTCGTTGTTCATACTGTTCATTGTATTAAACATCCAGCGCCGCGAAATCCAATTTTGCAATACAACAATTGATGAATATAGGACGGAATTTTGGTTATCATAAATGAAACATAACTGTGTTCATCTCTGACACAGGTATTCAATAACGGCCCGCTAAGTAACAAAGGGTTGACTTCGCCTTTACCATATGAAAACTTTGAAACAAAAGATTCATGGTAAGCAGTGTTCGCTCTCTAGAATAGAAATGATAGCctgtaatatttaacattttttcaacTCATGTTTGCCAGTTACGCAACATTTCCTGCCATATTTACCAAATGTCAGTTAATTTACTATCAGCCATGTAAAGCGATTAtattgatagatatatataaatatcgcAAACAGGTACGATACATAACCTGTAATTGTGACATAGGAGGTTATTAGATAGTACGTTGTTGATCAATGTGTCCATTTAGTCAGAACTCGTTTCCCCTTTTTGAATTAACCTTGGAGttcgttatttttattttaccttttggTAACTCGTGTCGGAGAGGATCACACATGTTTATTATCTGTAATATCTACCAATATGTCAACTCATATCGAAAAGATACGCATATGCTGCTTTATCTGTGACATTGACAAGTTTGTCTATTCCTTTCGACCATATATGGAAAAATATGACGTATACGCCAGAGACTAAATGTTCTCTTCAATGTGGCTTGTTCCATATATCACGTATTGACATGACTGCATGTATTCTATGGAAGTATATTATTAAATCAGTTAATGGTAAAGCCTACTACTTACACAATGCATACTTAGtactatataaaataagaaagattgaTATCTAGGCAGTTTGCTTGTTTAACTAGTTAACTGCTCATATCTATgactagtttgattttttttatgaaggtATATGCAAGTAGCTTGGTAGGTACGTAATCAGCAACAACAGTCCAAATTTCAGgacatatatatcaaatataaaataaactgaatAAGCTGATAACTTTTTGACTTTAtgtctttttatgtttaaaatactttttttttaaattttcggaaaaaaattaaaacctcCTTTGATcctataaaaagaaacaaattattatttaaatcctTCTATCTCCTCTATCCAATTAGTAGTGCTTCAATATAAAACGAAGGATCATACGTTTACAGAACAGAATagacaaataattaaatatctgTCGGATAGATGCCACTACTGGTGAATTTTTAATTTGCACGAGAGTATTACCAGTCAAGTAGCCAGCACCTCTTTGCTGACATAAGTTATcgttgatatggtcatatttataaagtaactgtttacaaaacttaaatgtttgaaaaagttAGGCTtgtctacctcaggaatagattaccttcgctgtatttggcaaattgTGTAGGAATTTAggtcctcaaagctcttcaacatgttcaacttcgtacttaatttggcctttttatcGTTTTTAGGATTCAAGCGTCACtattgagtcttttgtagacgaaacgcgagtctggcgtaaatattacACTTAATCCTGAGTTTATTTACCTGCGTTGTTGACAAGAATGTCGATCCCTGTCGGATACATTCGGTATATATTGTCACATAATGTCAAATTGCCTTGAACAGTTGATAAATCATCCTGGAAAAAGTTTACTTGGATATTTTGTCTGAAATCAggaaaatagtaaaattaaaataattgtataactAATTGACGTTTTAACGGGTATGGTGTTCCACATCATCATTTTCATTACGTACAGATCAATACAAAAGGTCGTATACTGTTCTcgtttatatgtatttgtctCGGTGTTTAAGATCCAAAGACATCAGGTCAGTTGTGCTGGTATAAGTCAGAGTATAAGACCTTAAGATTTCAGTTACTTATGACCCGTAACAAGACGCGACAAACAAAGCTAATGAACCAGAATCACATACAAGCCTTATGCCGGCATCACACTGTCCCTTAATTTTCACATGATAGATATACTAAAGCCAAAGTACTTTAGCCAAAGAATGAAGTCAATGTCATTTGAATATATCAGCATCTTAGCTATAATCTGGAATATATCATTCAGATGttttatgcaaattttgatAGCCGCTTTTGACGCATGTGGAAAAGAACACTAGTACGCTTGTTTTAGGAACCGCGAATGTTATGgctttttgatttatattgttaCTCTTTATGGCATTGATCAATTTACGTGACGCGCAGTTTAACTTCGTTTGTGGTTTCTGGGTGTTGCCATTCTGCGATTTACAGTTGTACTGTACTGATTATATTATTTAGTTATGTATTTTTCTGTTCTCAGTGTTCTTGcgtttatttgtactgtattcctgttAAATTATGGTGTCAGTTTAGCGGTATATTAACACTATTTGGTAAACGGCTAGCCATAAAATTAGCTTCAACCCTAcatgttttcttcaaatatctttaccaaatcaggaatattcCGGGTTGAAGTTATCAAATGGTCACTTTCTATATGTTGGTGattgtttttgttgcagttcaGTGTTCCTATAGATCCGTTGTTTTTCCTTGATAGTTGTTGTGCATTGGACTATTTGTCGgctttgtaataacatgagcaacacgacaggtgcctgATGTGGAGCAGGTTCTGCACCCCCAGATTTTGATGGAGTTCATGTTGCAGCTGTACCCCTATAATTGTGTCCTTGTTTTGTttatgcatcgttgacaatataatggaatttgatgtgactgttaAAGGCTTAGCGCTATTAagccaggttcaatccaccattttctacatttaaaaatgacagttgttgtaCATTCGtgtgtttgattttgccatttgatttgggactttccgttttaattttcctcggagtttagtatttttgttaatttatgtgtactgttgtttttatttatttacctttTCAAATTAGTTTGGACATCCTCAATATGTTTTGTTTCGCCAAATCCATTCAAAATTACATTACACCTAAGATCTGCTAGATGGTTCACAATGCTTAAACCAATACCACTCGTAGAACCGGTTACTAAAGCAACTTTTCCAGCAAGACCTAACAGAATTAATAACATTAAATTGATTGTTAAAGCAGCTTTCCCTCTCAACTTTAccaaatatataacataaaatcgATTATTAGGGCAaaataccaaatatatataacttaaaGCAGGTTACTaaccacgagcatcactgaaaagacatgtattgtcgaaatgcgtatctggtgcaagaaaattggtaccgttaattttattactaagACAACGCTCCCTGccaaatatatttaacataaaacaGGTTACTTAGACAACTTTCCCCGTCAAATCTAccaaaaatgtgacaaaaaaatCGTAAGGGCTCGCAAGTGTCtagcctacttttgctgttaatcgcaaGATcttttatgaatctaataaaaagtaaaatcacaaaaatactgaactcagaggaaaatcaatacggaaagtccataatcacatggcaaaatcaaataacaaaacgcatcaaaaacgaatagacaagaactgtcatattcctgacttggtacaggcattttcaaatgtagaaaatggtggattaaacctggttctatagcgctaaacctctctctttaataacagtctcatcaaattccgttatgtttacatgatgcgttaaataaacagtcacaattaataaaatagtcaaaatatgggtacatcagtcatcatcgcataagaattttaaaagggacaatttaacagaacacaaaaacatctatctacgaacacatggattgacttgagtgtctgacgtcataaaatttgtatacgtcacataaatttgtcgttcaatgtgaaAACAagcagttttaaaatttacataggcaatgtaagcatacagagttaaaaaatcaaaaagatgtaagaacaaattacagaaatagaccgagatttaaactagtccaaaagttataggcagaatttatgagaatccaaaaatagttaattccactacgcaattgaatgattttgacgtttgtggttcaacgtatatagtaggagatattatggacataattgtgcaaatcgtgatacaagcatgaaatttggtataaaggttaactaaatgatacttataaaaaatccgctgctggccagaaaaaataatcattttttcaagatggccaccatattttgaaaatggcgTCATAAAAAATTAGCCAATATTTGTTAATCCTTTGAAAGGTAtgttatatgtaaaatccattgttagatttgataaaaagagaATGACAGTTCATAAATAACGACTAGACAATACATAAATGAAACTTAAGGTAacttccggtttcaaaatgtAGGCTAACGAGTcaaaaatttcgattttttttactttcaagcaATTTTACAAGGGATTTTAATCCTTGAAATATGTGTTATGTATAATTCAATGTAAGATATGATAAAACGTTAAAAGCAGCTCCTTAGtacgacaaaacaacacataactGAAGAAAAATAGTGGTTTCCGGTTCCAAATCAGATGTAAatacgtaaaaaatattttaataattttcatcaacttaacaAGTAATAACACAAGCATgaaatacaagcatgaaatacaAGCATAAAATTTGGTATACAGGTGGACTAAAcgataattaaaagaaatcaggTGATGCCCATCAAAAATTCCCATTtttccaagatggccaccg from Mytilus trossulus isolate FHL-02 chromosome 8, PNRI_Mtr1.1.1.hap1, whole genome shotgun sequence includes the following:
- the LOC134728088 gene encoding D-beta-hydroxybutyrate dehydrogenase-like isoform X2 translates to MACHLKGLAGKVALVTGSTSGIGLSIVNHLADLRCNVILNGFGETKHIEDVQTNLKRQNIQVNFFQDDLSTVQGNLTLCDNIYRMYPTGIDILVNNAEWGRIINISSVHGLVASPYKAAYVSAKHGLHGLTKVVALETAGTGVTCNAICPGFVDTPIYQKQVESRSQTDGCSYDEASRRILELNHPTLQPIGTHQVAKFVEFLCSEAASQMTGSCLTMDGGWTAR
- the LOC134728088 gene encoding D-beta-hydroxybutyrate dehydrogenase-like isoform X1, producing MACHLKGLAGKVALVTGSTSGIGLSIVNHLADLRCNVILNGFGETKHIEDVQTNLKRQNIQVNFFQDDLSTVQGNLTLCDNIYRMYPTGIDILVNNAGIQHVSPVETFPTVKWEQMIGIMLTSPFLLVQTFLPEMKHKEWGRIINISSVHGLVASPYKAAYVSAKHGLHGLTKVVALETAGTGVTCNAICPGFVDTPIYQKQVESRSQTDGCSYDEASRRILELNHPTLQPIGTHQVAKFVEFLCSEAASQMTGSCLTMDGGWTAR